From the genome of uncultured Methanobacterium sp.:
TCGTTCTGGGCTACCTGCTGGATGAAAGATACATCAAAAGTATCACTGAAGTTAAAAAAATCAATGTAACTGATCTGGACATCAAAGTTGAATTAACCGGGAATCAGCCCATTGAAAAGGACAAATTAGGTTGTTATGATGGATGGGTTCACCAGGATCAGGACTTGGTGAAAATAAACTCTAATTTTAAGGTTGAAAGAAAAAAGGTAATGAATTCATTTGATCTTCTCATAAAAAAAGCTGAAATCTGGTCCAAAACCGGCGGGACCCACGTGGCTGCCTTGGTAAGTGAAGGGCAATTTATTGTCCGTGAGGATGTCAGTCGTCATGTGGCCGTTGATAAAGTCATAGGCGCTGGATTAAAGATAAAAATTGATTTTTCGAAAAGTTTCATTGTCTGTAGCGGCAGGATCCCCCCGGACAGAGTGGTGAAGCTGGCCAACGTGGGTATACCCATCATGGTTACCAAAGCCGCCCCTACAGTGGAGGGTTTGAAGATAGGTGAAAAATCTGGGATCACACTGATTGGTTTCTTAAGAAACGGTAGATTTAATATTTACACCCATCCTCATCGCATAATACTTTAAATCGTTTGAAATAGGAAACAATGTAATAAATACCGGTTAAAAACTCCCATTAAAAGAAAAATCCATACAAATCAAATTATTAAAAAAATTGATTAAAAAGGAAGGATTAAAAAGAAGAGAAAGATTAAAAAATAAATTAAAGACGTGACAATAGACCTTTTATCAAATAACCGAGTACCACATCCAATAACCTGGTACTCTATTCAATAACTGTGTGTCTGGCCTTCATATCCTCTTCTGTTTTTCCCATTTCAACCATTAACTGGGCTATGAGACTGTCCAGGAATATCAAGCTGGTTACCTCGAAAAGGGTT
Proteins encoded in this window:
- the fdhD gene encoding formate dehydrogenase accessory sulfurtransferase FdhD, whose translation is MDEMFQKVKIIKVDQDVHHIDDLVAIDTKMRLFVNGSKLGEFYLSPHDLEDFVLGYLLDERYIKSITEVKKINVTDLDIKVELTGNQPIEKDKLGCYDGWVHQDQDLVKINSNFKVERKKVMNSFDLLIKKAEIWSKTGGTHVAALVSEGQFIVREDVSRHVAVDKVIGAGLKIKIDFSKSFIVCSGRIPPDRVVKLANVGIPIMVTKAAPTVEGLKIGEKSGITLIGFLRNGRFNIYTHPHRIIL